CGCTCAAGCGCCTGCTGTTGGCCGCCAGCCACGATCCCCGGGTGTTGCTGATCAAGCTGGCCGACCGGCTGCACAACATGCGCACCGCCCAGCACCTGCCCGAGGACAAGCGCCGGCGCAAGGCTCTCGAGACGCTGGAGATCTACGCCCCGCTGGCCCACCGGCTCGGTGTGGCCAAGCTGCGCTGGGAGATGGAGGACCTGGCGATGATGTACCTCCATCCCGAGGTCTACGACGACATCGCCCGGGAGCTGCACAAGCGCAACCAGGCCCGCGAAGAGCTGGTGGGCGCCGTCAGCGACAAGCTGCGCGCCAAGCTCGACGAACTGGGTATCGAGGCCACCATCTTCGGCCGCTCCAAACACATCTACTCCATCTACAAGAAGCTCCAGCGCAAGCAGAGCAGCCTCGAGGAGCTGCACGACCTGGTCGGCGTCCGGGTGATCACCCGGGAGACCGCCGACTGCTACAGCGTTCTCGGTGTGGTCCACAGCCTGTGGCGTCCCGTGTCCGGCAGCTTCCGCGACTACATCGCCAACCCCAAGCCCAACCTCTACCAGTCACTGCACACCGCCGTGCTGGACGACGAGGGCCGCCGGGTCGAGGTCCAGATCCGTACCGAGCGGATGAACTTCTTCGCCGAGTACGGCCTGGCCGCCCACTTCAGCTACAAGGGCGACGCCGAGCTGACCCTGCTGATGGATAACGAGCTGGCCTGGCTGCGCAAGATCGTCGACTGGGAAAAGAAGGCCGCCAACGATCGCACCTTCGCCAGCGCCGTCAAGGTAGACCTGTTCAGCGAGCAGATCTTCGCCATCACCCCCAAGGGCGACCCCGTCGATCTGCCCCGGGGCTCGACGGTGCTGGATTTCGCCTTCCGCATCCACACCGACCTGGGCCGGCACTGCAGCGGCGCCCGGGTCAACGGTCAGCTCCAGCCGCTGACCTATCGCCTGGCCGCCGGCGACCGGGTCGAGATCCTCACCCGTCCCGAGGCCCACCCCCGGCCGACATGGCTGCGCTTCGTCAAGACCGCCAACGCCCGCCAGGCCATCCGGCGCTGGCTGCGCGAACACCCCCAGCACTCCACCCGGCCCAACCGCACTCTGGTGCGCCTGTACACCAAGGGCAACCTCGAGCTCTACCGGCGCCTGCTGGACCGGGTTCTGCACCAGCCCGAGATGGAGCTGACCAAGTGCTCCTATACCCGCTTCGGCCATACCAACATCATCCTCAAGGCCCGGGTGCCCGACACCGATGAACGGCCCGCCGAGCAGGCACGCTGCCTGGAACGCCTGACCGCCGAGTTCCCCGGCCTGACCTTCGACGTCAAGCGCTGACCGCGCCGGGTGACCCGGGGAGCCTCTGCTCCCCGGCCCCCGGAACCGGCACGGTTTTTGCAGCTTCAGCACGTTTGGAAGTCCGCTGTGCGGCGAGTCCGCAAAAACCGTGCCGGTTCCGGGGGCGGAGCGTGCGGTGCGCCCCCGGCGGTTTTCGGTTCTCCCCGGGGCCGGGTGAAACACTTGAACCTGTCACGAGAGTGTTGATGGAGCAGCCTTATCGATCATTTGAGCTCGGTCCGGCCCGGGCGTTGATCACCGAACGCGTCGAGCCTGTCCCGGCAGCGCCCGAGGAGCCGGGGCTTCGCGCCCTGGCCGCGGTCGAGCCGGCGGCGGTTCTCGTCCGGGTCCACCAGGTCCACGGCGAGCGGTTATACCACGCCGCCGGTTCTACGGCGGAGCCCTATCCGCGGGCCGACGCCGTGGCCGTCGAGCGGCCCCTGCTGGCGGCGGCGGTGTTGACGGCGGACTGCCTGCCGCTGTTGCTGGCCGACGGGGCGGGTCGGGTGGTCGCCGCCGTCCACTGCGGCTGGCGCGGCGTCTACGGGGACATCGCCGGCAAGGTCGTCGCCGAATTGTCCGAGCGCTACGCCGTCGAGCCCGCGGGCCTGCACGGACACCTGGGTCCGGGAGCCGGCCCCTGCTGCTACGAGGTTTCGCCGGAGCTTGCGAATCGGTTCGCCGAGCGCTGGGGCGCGGGCTGCGTCATCGAGGGCGCCGGGCCTCGACCCCACCTCGACCTGCCCGGCCTGGTCCGGGAGCAACTGATCGCGGTGGGGGTGCGCGGTGAGCTGATCAACGGCGGCGGGGAGTGCACCATCTGCGGCGGGCGCTGGTTTTCCCACCGCCGCGGGGACGCGGGCAGGATCATCAGCGCCGTCTGGCTGCCGGAGGGTTAATCGGGGTTTGCCTTTGTCGCGGCTTTATGCGATGCTGAAAGGCGTTCTTTCGTTTTTTTCCGACCGCCCAGCCGAGCGAAGTGATAACCGATGCGAAGTGATAACCGAATGAAGAAGCTGCCCACGGATCTGGATGCTTTGCACCGCGCCGCCGAAGGCGGGGTCCGCAAGCCCGTCGTCGCCGGGCGTTTCTACCCCGCCCCGGCCCGGGCCCTGCGCCGGGAGGTCGAGGGCTATCTGCGCGACAGCGGCGTCGATCCCCTCCCCGGGGTGCGGGCCCTGGTCAGCCCCCACGCCGGTTATCCCTATTCCGGCCCGGTGGCGGGAGCGGCCTTCGCCGCGGTGGAGCGCGGCGGTTACGACCGCGTCGTCGTCATCGCTCCCAGTCACCAGTACGCCTTCGAGGGCGTCTCCGCATATCTCGGCGAGGCTTACGAGACCCCCCTCGGGCGGCTGAAGGTCGACCTCGAGGCTCTGGCCCGTTTGGCGGGCGAGCTGGGAACCCTGGCCCACCATCCGCGGGCCCACGCCGCCGAACACGCCCTGGAGGTCCAGTTACCCTTCGTCCAGGTCGCCTTGGGCGACGTCGGCCTGGTGCCCCTGGTGATGGGAGATCAGGGTAAACCGACGGCCCTGCTCCTCGGCGAGGCCCTGGCCCGGACCTTTCCCGATGAACGGACCCTGGTGGTGGCCTCCAGCGATCTGTCCCACTACCACGAGGATTCCGTCGCCCGGGTTCTCGACGGCGTGCTGATCAGTCACGTGCGTTCCTTCGAACCCAAGGGTTTGCTGGAATCGATCGACGCCGGTCGCACGGCGGCCTGCGGCGGCGGCCCTCTGGCCGCGGCGATGTTTTTCGCCCGCGCCGTTGGTGCCGCGAGTTCCCGGGTGCTGTCCTACGCCACCTCGGGCGACACCTCGGGCGACCGCAGCCACGTGGTGGGCTATCTGGCGGCCGTTTTTCACGGTGCTCAAACCGAAACCGACGATCATGATCTGGACCGTCTGGAGCGCCGTGAGCTGCTCAGCCTGGCCAGGCGGGCCCTCGAGGCTCACTTCGCCGGCGACGAGCCACCGGAGCTGACCAATCCCAGCCGTCGGCTGCGCCAGAAACGCGGCGCCTTCGTCACCCTGACCAGGCGCGGCAACCTGCGCGGCTGCATCGGCTACATCCACGTCGAGCGTCCGTTGTGGCGGGTGGTGCGCGAGATGGCGGTGGCCGCGGCCACGGGCGATCCCCGCTTCGCCCCGGTGCGGGCCGACGAGCTGGCCGAGCTACACCTCGAGATCAGCGTTCTGTCACCAATCGAGCCCCTCGGGGATCCCGCCGACGTCGTCGTCGGCCGCCACGGACTGATCGTGCGCCGTGAGGGACGTTCCGGCCTGTTGCTGCCCCAGGTGCCCGTCGAGCAGGGCTGGAACCGCGAGGAGTTCCTCGATCACACCTGCCTCAAGGCCGGCCTCGAAGCGGGTTGTTGGCGTGAGGGCGCCGAGCTGTACTGCTTCACCGCCCAGGTCTTCGGCGAATGAGCCGCCGGGCGGGAACCTCTTCCGACCCGGCGGCGTAGTTGTCGCGGCCGCCCGTCAAGCCGCCGCGCCGATGCCCTTGCGGTTTATCCTCAGTCGTGTATAATCCCTCCGGTCGCCGCGGCGGATTGTCATTCGCCGCCGGCGGCTTTTGACCCCGGGTCCGGCGAGACCCCAGCCACCAAGCGATCAATGGCCGGTAAAACCAAAGCGAAACCCCTGATCATTGTCGAGTCGCCGACCAAGGTGCGCACCATCGAGCGCTACCTCGGCGGCGACTATCGGGTGGCCTCCAGCAAGGGGCACATCCGCGATTTACCCAAGAGCAAGCTCGGGGTGGATC
This genomic stretch from Candidatus Coatesbacteria bacterium harbors:
- a CDS encoding RelA/SpoT family protein; translation: MNAMPLNLATCRHIFEETLALLQPRSTPGELELLEEAYLTAAEGHGRQRRYSGDPYLIHVVEVGHILAQMGADAETVAAGLLHDLLEDTGVAPRRIKEHFGPDIYHMVQGVTEVEKAERADDERGGPSADAEATLKRLLLAASHDPRVLLIKLADRLHNMRTAQHLPEDKRRRKALETLEIYAPLAHRLGVAKLRWEMEDLAMMYLHPEVYDDIARELHKRNQAREELVGAVSDKLRAKLDELGIEATIFGRSKHIYSIYKKLQRKQSSLEELHDLVGVRVITRETADCYSVLGVVHSLWRPVSGSFRDYIANPKPNLYQSLHTAVLDDEGRRVEVQIRTERMNFFAEYGLAAHFSYKGDAELTLLMDNELAWLRKIVDWEKKAANDRTFASAVKVDLFSEQIFAITPKGDPVDLPRGSTVLDFAFRIHTDLGRHCSGARVNGQLQPLTYRLAAGDRVEILTRPEAHPRPTWLRFVKTANARQAIRRWLREHPQHSTRPNRTLVRLYTKGNLELYRRLLDRVLHQPEMELTKCSYTRFGHTNIILKARVPDTDERPAEQARCLERLTAEFPGLTFDVKR
- a CDS encoding laccase domain-containing protein, whose amino-acid sequence is MEQPYRSFELGPARALITERVEPVPAAPEEPGLRALAAVEPAAVLVRVHQVHGERLYHAAGSTAEPYPRADAVAVERPLLAAAVLTADCLPLLLADGAGRVVAAVHCGWRGVYGDIAGKVVAELSERYAVEPAGLHGHLGPGAGPCCYEVSPELANRFAERWGAGCVIEGAGPRPHLDLPGLVREQLIAVGVRGELINGGGECTICGGRWFSHRRGDAGRIISAVWLPEG
- the amrB gene encoding AmmeMemoRadiSam system protein B; the protein is MRSDNRMKKLPTDLDALHRAAEGGVRKPVVAGRFYPAPARALRREVEGYLRDSGVDPLPGVRALVSPHAGYPYSGPVAGAAFAAVERGGYDRVVVIAPSHQYAFEGVSAYLGEAYETPLGRLKVDLEALARLAGELGTLAHHPRAHAAEHALEVQLPFVQVALGDVGLVPLVMGDQGKPTALLLGEALARTFPDERTLVVASSDLSHYHEDSVARVLDGVLISHVRSFEPKGLLESIDAGRTAACGGGPLAAAMFFARAVGAASSRVLSYATSGDTSGDRSHVVGYLAAVFHGAQTETDDHDLDRLERRELLSLARRALEAHFAGDEPPELTNPSRRLRQKRGAFVTLTRRGNLRGCIGYIHVERPLWRVVREMAVAAATGDPRFAPVRADELAELHLEISVLSPIEPLGDPADVVVGRHGLIVRREGRSGLLLPQVPVEQGWNREEFLDHTCLKAGLEAGCWREGAELYCFTAQVFGE